One genomic window of uncultured Campylobacter sp. includes the following:
- a CDS encoding copper resistance protein CopD: protein MEQIYPYVQIVHLICAIIFLGYIFFDVVIFSRLKGVLGADFERVKKAIGSHAIKIMPVCLFTLIITGGMMMSRWVGSANGGYFGTPLQKIFMLKVTLALIIALCVAINLSCRAMGRSAPEFLRANIHKIAFVFGFIIVLCAKLMFVV from the coding sequence GTGGAGCAAATTTATCCTTACGTGCAGATCGTGCATCTCATCTGCGCAATTATCTTTTTAGGCTACATATTTTTCGACGTCGTGATTTTTTCGCGGCTCAAAGGCGTGCTGGGCGCGGATTTTGAGCGCGTTAAAAAAGCGATCGGCTCGCACGCGATTAAGATCATGCCGGTTTGCCTTTTTACGCTGATAATCACCGGCGGAATGATGATGAGCCGCTGGGTCGGTAGCGCTAACGGCGGGTATTTCGGCACGCCGCTTCAAAAAATCTTTATGCTAAAAGTCACGCTCGCGCTCATCATCGCCCTGTGCGTAGCGATAAATTTAAGTTGCCGCGCGATGGGAAGGTCTGCGCCTGAGTTTTTGCGAGCAAATATCCACAAAATCGCTTTTGTATTCGGATTCATCATCGTGCTTTGCGCCAAGCTGATGTTTGTAGTATGA
- a CDS encoding Na+/H+ antiporter NhaC family protein, giving the protein MLTNPVFISICVMCALCLLRCNVMLAILIGTICAVLSSNIPLDDAINLFINGNPENAGSLGMGGNLETALSYLLLGVIASAISKTNLTAILVRAVANLISDKKYIFIFSIAFFACFSQNLIPVHIAFIPILIPPLVKIMNSLKIDRRAVACALTFGLQTPYMALPLGFGLIFMGLIEKNMNANGIAVSLSDISSVMWLSAVPMLVGLILAVIYYRKPREYAETKQSLDAHFSELKMGMREWGALAGIAVCFAVQIWIKSLPFAALSGILVMLASKGIEWKKLDSVFDEGVHMMGYIAFLMLIAAGYGTILKETGGVNELVHVASTLSGGKLGGALLMIGIGLLVTMGIGSSFGTIPIIATIYCPLAAQLGFSTAATIFIIGVAAGIGDAGSPASDSTLGPTVGLNIDGGHSHMWDTCVPTFIFFNIPLIIFGIIFSMML; this is encoded by the coding sequence ATGCTTACCAATCCCGTATTTATCAGTATCTGTGTGATGTGCGCGCTGTGCTTGCTGAGGTGCAATGTAATGCTCGCGATCCTAATCGGCACCATATGCGCCGTGCTCTCAAGCAATATCCCGCTGGACGATGCCATAAATTTATTCATAAACGGCAACCCGGAAAACGCCGGCAGTCTCGGCATGGGCGGAAATTTAGAAACCGCGCTCTCATATCTGTTGCTAGGCGTCATCGCAAGCGCGATCTCAAAGACCAACTTAACGGCGATCTTGGTGCGCGCGGTAGCAAATTTAATCAGCGACAAAAAATATATCTTTATCTTTTCGATCGCCTTTTTTGCGTGCTTTTCACAAAATTTAATCCCCGTGCATATCGCCTTTATCCCGATTTTGATCCCGCCGTTAGTTAAGATCATGAACTCGCTAAAGATCGACCGCCGCGCCGTAGCCTGCGCGCTGACGTTCGGCTTGCAGACGCCGTATATGGCGCTGCCGCTGGGATTTGGACTTATCTTTATGGGGCTAATCGAAAAAAATATGAACGCAAACGGCATCGCAGTAAGCCTAAGCGACATATCGAGCGTGATGTGGCTAAGCGCCGTGCCGATGCTGGTGGGTCTCATCCTAGCCGTGATCTACTACCGCAAGCCAAGAGAGTATGCCGAAACCAAACAGAGCCTAGATGCGCATTTTAGCGAGCTTAAGATGGGTATGCGCGAATGGGGTGCGCTAGCGGGCATCGCGGTGTGCTTCGCGGTGCAAATTTGGATCAAATCCCTTCCGTTTGCCGCGCTTAGCGGAATTTTAGTAATGCTTGCTAGCAAAGGCATCGAGTGGAAGAAGCTCGATAGCGTATTTGACGAGGGCGTGCATATGATGGGCTACATCGCGTTTTTGATGCTGATCGCCGCAGGATACGGCACGATCTTAAAAGAAACCGGCGGCGTGAATGAGCTGGTGCACGTAGCGAGCACTTTAAGCGGTGGTAAGCTCGGCGGTGCGCTGCTGATGATCGGCATCGGACTGCTCGTGACGATGGGCATAGGCTCGAGCTTCGGCACGATCCCTATCATCGCTACGATATACTGTCCGCTAGCCGCGCAGCTGGGCTTTAGCACTGCAGCGACGATCTTTATCATTGGCGTGGCCGCGGGTATCGGTGATGCGGGCTCGCCTGCGAGCGATAGCACGCTTGGACCTACCGTGGGGCTGAATATAGACGGCGGGCATAGCCATATGTGGGATACCTGCGTGCCGACCTTTATTTTCTTTAATATCCCGCTAATCATATTCGGCATAATCTTTTCGATGATGCTTTGA